From Glycine max cultivar Williams 82 chromosome 11, Glycine_max_v4.0, whole genome shotgun sequence, the proteins below share one genomic window:
- the LOC100816981 gene encoding 2-oxoglutarate-Fe(II) type oxidoreductase hxnY → MNLPIIDLSSPDPLSTAISIRQACIEYGFFYLVNHGVENDLVKAFDESKRFFSLPPGEKMKLARKEFRGYTPQDPTLGLHGDSKESYYIGPMADSASVKLNQWPSEELLENWRPSIEAIYWKLFEAGKKLYSLIALSLNMDEDFFDKIGAVDKPSAFLRLLRYPGEMGPHQEICSAHSDTGALTLLMTDGVPGLQICRDKLKEPRVWEDVPYMEGAFIVNIGDLMERWTNCLYRSTMHRVKRTGKERYSMAFFLDPHPDCVVECLKSCCSESCPPRFTPIRSGDYMDEILSNTPV, encoded by the exons atgaatCTCCCTATCATAGATCTGTCCTCACCTGatcctctttccactgccatttCCATCCGTCAG GCGTGCATTGAGTATGGTTTCTTTTACCTTGTGAACCATGGCGTGGAGAATGACTTGGTCAAAGCCTTTGATGAGAGTAAGAGGTTCTTCTCACTTCCAccaggagagaaaatgaagttGGCCCGCAAGGAATTTAGAGGTTATACTCCTCAGGATCCTACTTTAGGCCTCCatg GTGATTCAAAAGAGAGCTATTATATTGGTCCTATGGCGGATTCAGCAAGTGTTAAGCTGAATCAATGGCCTTCGGAAG AATTACTTGAAAATTGGAGACCATCAATAGAAGCCATCTACTGGAAACTCTT TGAAGCTGGAAAAAAGTTGTATTCTCTAATTGCACTTTCCTTGAATATGGATGAAGATTTCTTTGATAAGATAGGTGCCGTGGACAAACCATCAGCTTTTCTTCGCCTTTTGCGCTATCCAG GTGAAATGGGACCTCACCAAGAGATATGCTCTGCTCATTCAGATACTGGCGCGCTCACCCTCCTAATGACTGATGGAGTCCCAGGACTACAG ATCTGTCGGGACAAGTTAAAGGAACCACGGGTCTGGGAGGATGTGCCTTACATGGAGGG GGCCTTTATTGTGAACATCGGAGACTTGATGGAGAGGTGGACTAATTGTTTATACCG GTCAACAATGCACCGGGTTAAACGAACTGGAAAAGAACGCTATTCG ATGGCATTCTTCTTAGACCCTCATCCAGACTGTGTGGTGGAATGCCTCAAAAGTTGTTGTAgcgaatcatgtcctccaag ATTCACTCCAATCCGAAGTGGAGACTACATGGATGAAATTTTAAGCAACACACCAGTCTGA